One window from the genome of Sulfuriferula thiophila encodes:
- a CDS encoding type VI secretion system Vgr family protein: MGHPQKGRGQALQEDQCRVLQNNISQQHWQRGISPNPGGLTDTGNSVDSTGHAPGNDQSGTWVRVAEALAGPNWGSSFTPRIGTEVLVDFINNDIDQPVIVASLYNGVDTPPFAAGVDGGMDHAGVVSGWHSQNFSGDGFNQWLVDDAPNELQTQLATSAANTALNLGWLRSRVPASALRGTARGLGLEARTDAWGQLRGNEGVWLTTAQRSQSGASVTSTQLDVSEAASQLTAADSLNKTLRDAAVAQSAQISDSALKSVPDLMLKLQPKADSAAAKALRFDAPIVSLDSDASLNAATSQSMLLFAQGNINWTTQGDSHWAAQHTVSMNSGDAMTLFTHDGGLMAIAGNAPVSLAAHTDAMEILADKSITVTSTHNSILVEAQQKIVLQAGQSAITLEGGNITFACPGVFSVKGASHPFSSGGSDSAMLGALPSATATLPETTNYGIELDIGSFFKNDPQLEGAQYEVWSQGNAPELLGSGNIDEIGRSELAMSTSARPVDIFVGENEWEDVVDIQAVDTDGDAA, translated from the coding sequence GTGGGCCACCCACAAAAAGGCCGTGGTCAGGCCTTACAAGAAGATCAATGTCGAGTCTTACAAAACAACATTTCCCAGCAACATTGGCAGCGCGGCATATCACCCAACCCCGGTGGATTGACGGATACCGGCAACAGTGTTGACAGCACCGGTCACGCGCCCGGCAACGACCAATCCGGCACCTGGGTGCGCGTTGCCGAAGCACTGGCTGGCCCCAACTGGGGCAGCTCCTTCACCCCGCGCATCGGCACTGAAGTGCTGGTGGACTTCATCAACAACGACATCGACCAACCGGTAATCGTGGCGAGCTTATATAACGGCGTGGATACCCCGCCCTTTGCTGCCGGTGTCGATGGTGGCATGGATCACGCCGGTGTGGTCTCCGGCTGGCACAGCCAGAATTTCAGTGGGGATGGCTTTAACCAGTGGCTGGTGGATGACGCGCCGAATGAGCTGCAAACCCAGCTCGCTACCAGCGCGGCCAATACGGCTTTGAATCTGGGCTGGCTACGCAGCCGGGTGCCAGCTTCTGCGCTGCGCGGTACGGCACGAGGATTGGGGTTGGAGGCGCGTACCGATGCGTGGGGGCAGTTGCGCGGTAACGAAGGTGTGTGGCTGACCACGGCTCAACGCAGCCAATCCGGTGCCAGTGTGACGTCTACTCAGCTGGATGTGAGTGAGGCGGCGAGCCAGTTAACGGCAGCAGACAGTTTGAACAAGACCTTGCGCGATGCAGCAGTGGCGCAGTCTGCGCAAATATCCGATAGTGCATTGAAGTCCGTCCCTGATTTGATGTTGAAGTTGCAACCCAAGGCTGACTCAGCTGCCGCCAAGGCATTGCGCTTTGATGCGCCTATTGTGAGTCTGGACAGTGATGCGAGTCTGAATGCAGCCACATCGCAGAGCATGCTGCTGTTTGCGCAAGGGAATATAAACTGGACGACACAAGGCGATAGCCATTGGGCGGCACAGCATACGGTAAGTATGAACAGTGGTGATGCGATGACGCTGTTTACCCATGATGGGGGCTTGATGGCGATTGCAGGCAATGCACCGGTGTCACTGGCGGCTCACACTGATGCGATGGAGATATTGGCAGATAAGTCGATTACCGTCACCAGTACCCATAACAGCATACTGGTCGAAGCCCAGCAGAAGATTGTGCTGCAGGCCGGGCAGTCGGCCATTACGCTGGAGGGCGGCAATATTACCTTTGCGTGTCCGGGGGTGTTCTCGGTGAAAGGGGCGAGTCATCCGTTTAGTAGTGGGGGGAGTGATAGCGCAATGCTGGGGGCTTTGCCGTCGGCAACGGCGACATTACCTGAAACGACAAACTACGGGATTGAACTGGACATCGGCAGCTTCTTCAAAAATGATCCACAACTTGAGGGTGCGCAATATGAAGTATGGAGTCAGGGTAATGCACCTGAACTACTTGGCAGTGGCAACATTGATGAAATTGGTCGATCTGAACTTGCAATGAGTACCTCAGCCCGCCCTGTTGATATTTTTGTGGGGGAAAACGAGTGGGAAGATGTTGTAGATATACAGGCAGTTGATACAGATGGGGATGCAGCATGA